A window of Blautia argi genomic DNA:
GCAGATGAATTGATGAATTATTATGAAGATAAAGAAATTCAAATTCTGGTTTTGATTAATCCCGATAACCCTTCCGGAAACTATATTGAAAAGAGAGAGGTGCTTCGTATTGCTCAATGGGCAGAGCGCAGAAATATCAGATTTGTTGTAGATGAATCTTTTGTGGATTTTGCAGATACAGAAGAAAATCCTACTTTACTGGAAGAAGATATTATCAAAAAATATAGGAATTTAATCGTGATAAAGAGTATTTCCAAATCCTTTGGCGTACCAGGTTTAAGGTTAGGGCTTCTGGTGTCTGACGATTTAGATTTGATTGCAAAAATGAAGAAAGATGTTTCTATCTGGAATATTAATTCTTTTGCAGAATTTTATATGCAGATTTTTGAAAAATATAAAGCCAATTATGACGATGCTATGAAGAAGTTCCGCGTTGTCCGTAAAGAATATGTGGAAATGTTGAATCAGATTTCTGACTTAAGAGTGATTCCTTCACAGGCCAATTACCTGATGTGTGAACTTACCGGTGCTATGACCAGTAAAGAACTCGCGGAAGAATTATTGGATAAATACAGCATTTTGATTAAAGATTTATCAAACAAAAATGGGTTTGATGGAAAATCTTATATACGTGTTGCAGTAAAACGTCCGGAAGAGAATCAGAAACTGGTTGATGCAATAAAAGAAGTATTAAAATAAAACAAAAGAAAAAGTATGAAAAAATATATCATTTATCTCCCTGTTTTATTAGTGCCTCTGCTTAACCTGATGCTGTATGAATGGAAGTTTTCCGTAAAAGAATTTTTTATGATGGCAGGTATTGCTT
This region includes:
- a CDS encoding pyridoxal phosphate-dependent aminotransferase, whose amino-acid sequence is MNVNSLLGAKYYGLRREQVCVGNGAAELIKALMERLEGKVGMIYPTFEEYPHRRKEEDIVPYQIQDRDFRYTADELMNYYEDKEIQILVLINPDNPSGNYIEKREVLRIAQWAERRNIRFVVDESFVDFADTEENPTLLEEDIIKKYRNLIVIKSISKSFGVPGLRLGLLVSDDLDLIAKMKKDVSIWNINSFAEFYMQIFEKYKANYDDAMKKFRVVRKEYVEMLNQISDLRVIPSQANYLMCELTGAMTSKELAEELLDKYSILIKDLSNKNGFDGKSYIRVAVKRPEENQKLVDAIKEVLK